The proteins below are encoded in one region of Streptomyces marianii:
- a CDS encoding 2-hydroxyacid dehydrogenase, with protein MSEDRPAARNVLAVIPPHMGGRSTGAGLAGLVPGARVTVVESADEDPAALREARAIITALAPVTAGHIAAAPALELVQCASHGYDYVDLDAARARSVTVCNIGSSGAEAQNVAEQTFALMLALAKQVVPAHTALTEADWALPRIQQSLTELSGKTLGIVGLGSVGREVARRALAFDMRIAYTGRRRAPADTESRLGDARFLPLDELLRVSDYVSLHAPLTPDTRHLLDAGRLALLRPTAFLVNTARGALVDQDALADALTAGTLAGAGIDVFDPEPPTAALRLLKAPNVVLSPHVGGVTRETLVRIALSAVQNVVDHLAGEPPRDVVS; from the coding sequence ATGAGCGAGGACCGTCCGGCCGCCAGGAACGTCCTGGCGGTCATCCCGCCCCACATGGGAGGCCGTTCGACCGGGGCGGGGCTCGCGGGCCTCGTGCCCGGCGCCCGCGTCACCGTCGTGGAGTCGGCGGACGAGGACCCGGCCGCGCTGCGCGAGGCCCGTGCGATCATCACCGCCCTCGCCCCGGTGACCGCCGGGCACATCGCCGCCGCACCCGCCCTGGAACTCGTCCAGTGCGCGAGCCACGGATACGACTACGTCGACCTGGACGCCGCCCGCGCCCGGTCCGTGACGGTCTGCAACATCGGCTCCAGCGGTGCGGAGGCGCAGAACGTGGCCGAGCAGACCTTCGCGCTCATGCTGGCGCTCGCCAAGCAGGTGGTACCCGCCCACACCGCGCTCACCGAGGCCGACTGGGCCCTGCCCCGCATCCAGCAGTCCCTCACCGAGCTGTCCGGCAAGACCCTCGGCATCGTCGGTCTCGGCAGTGTCGGGCGGGAAGTCGCCCGCCGCGCCCTGGCGTTCGACATGCGCATCGCCTACACCGGCCGGCGCCGGGCGCCCGCCGACACCGAGTCCCGGCTGGGCGACGCCCGCTTCCTCCCCCTCGACGAACTCCTCCGCGTCTCCGACTACGTCAGTCTCCACGCGCCGCTCACGCCGGACACCCGCCATCTCCTCGACGCCGGGCGGCTGGCGCTCCTCAGGCCGACCGCCTTCCTCGTCAACACCGCCCGGGGAGCGCTCGTCGACCAGGACGCCCTCGCCGACGCGCTGACCGCGGGCACCCTGGCGGGCGCGGGCATCGACGTCTTCGACCCCGAACCGCCGACGGCCGCCCTGCGTCTGCTCAAGGCGCCGAACGTCGTCCTGTCGCCGCACGTCGGAGGCGTGACCCGGGAGACCCTGGTCCGGATCGCCCTGTCCGCGGTCCAGAACGTCGTCGACCACCTGGCCGGAGAGCCGCCGCGGGACGTCGTGTCGTAG
- a CDS encoding lactate 2-monooxygenase, which yields MATTRHWADFQYEIYLNGMTGAVPRLPTDLTRLEELAGHRLGPGPVGYVAGSAGSGSTARANRAALDRRRIVPRMLRDVHERDLSVEVLGRPLRAPLALAPIGVLSIMHPDAECAAARAAAARGVPYILSSASSTPMEQVAEAMGDGERWFQLYWAKDRDVTASFLDRARAAGYTALVVTLDTPLLAWRPRDLDQAYLPFLHGVGTANYFSDPAFRAGLAKPVHEDPNAAVTHFVGMFADPAKTWPDLAFLREHWDGPIVLKGILHPDDARSAADAGMDGVVVSNHGGRQVAGSVAAADALPRVVEAVGDRLTVLFDSGIRTGDDVFKALALGARAVLLGRPYAYGLGLDGQAGVDHVIRCLLAELDLTLALSGHAGPGSLTPDDLTGESA from the coding sequence ATGGCGACCACGCGGCACTGGGCGGACTTCCAGTACGAGATCTATCTGAACGGCATGACGGGCGCCGTGCCCCGGCTGCCCACCGATCTGACACGGCTGGAGGAACTGGCGGGCCACCGGCTCGGCCCGGGACCCGTCGGCTACGTGGCCGGCAGCGCGGGCAGCGGAAGCACCGCCCGCGCCAACCGCGCCGCGCTCGACCGCCGGCGGATCGTGCCGCGCATGCTGCGTGACGTCCACGAACGCGACCTGTCCGTGGAGGTGCTGGGCCGGCCACTGCGGGCGCCGCTCGCACTCGCGCCCATCGGCGTGCTGTCGATCATGCACCCCGACGCGGAGTGCGCCGCGGCACGGGCGGCCGCCGCGCGGGGAGTCCCGTACATCCTGTCGTCCGCCTCCAGCACACCGATGGAACAGGTCGCCGAGGCGATGGGCGACGGCGAGCGGTGGTTCCAGCTGTACTGGGCCAAGGACCGCGACGTCACCGCGAGCTTCCTGGACCGGGCGAGGGCAGCCGGCTACACGGCGCTGGTCGTCACCCTGGACACCCCGCTGCTGGCCTGGCGCCCCCGCGACCTCGACCAGGCGTACCTGCCGTTCCTGCACGGTGTGGGCACCGCCAACTACTTCTCCGACCCGGCCTTCCGGGCCGGGCTCGCCAAGCCCGTGCACGAGGACCCGAATGCGGCCGTGACGCACTTCGTCGGCATGTTCGCCGACCCCGCCAAGACCTGGCCCGACCTGGCCTTCCTGCGTGAACACTGGGACGGGCCGATCGTCCTCAAGGGCATCCTCCACCCCGACGACGCCCGCAGCGCCGCCGACGCCGGCATGGACGGCGTGGTCGTCTCCAACCACGGCGGCCGCCAGGTCGCCGGGTCCGTGGCCGCGGCGGACGCCCTGCCCCGCGTCGTCGAGGCCGTGGGCGACCGGCTCACCGTCCTCTTCGACAGCGGCATCCGCACCGGCGACGACGTGTTCAAGGCCCTCGCCCTCGGCGCCCGGGCGGTGCTCCTGGGCCGCCCGTACGCCTACGGCCTCGGTCTCGACGGGCAGGCGGGCGTCGACCACGTCATCCGCTGTCTCCTCGCCGAACTCGACCTCACACTGGCGCTGTCGGGACACGCGGGCCCCGGCTCGCTCACGCCCGACGATCTGACGGGGGAGTCCGCATGA
- a CDS encoding trypsin-like serine peptidase, with protein sequence MRRHRTAAATLLAVGALLTGGLTAATTAHAAAPAPSPAPAAVAHHATAAEQHQARTFWTAERMRAAVPLDLRLGADALKTLKTPKRGAVTTTVGPTAFPQAGGAWTGGGAVVKTSGRVFFTFQGRTASCSANAVTSQNASTVMTAGHCVKYQGSWHTNVVFVPAYANGQAPYGQWTATKTLTTPQWEASEDINYDIGAAVLAPLNGQKLTAVTGAQGIQFNGGYNKQMYAFGFPAASPYDGTKLIYCSGNSSKDWLFTQDHSLGCNMTGGSSGGPWFTGFSETAGTGLQVSVNSFGYIFLPNRMFGPYFGNEAKALYDKAQAA encoded by the coding sequence GTGAGACGCCATCGCACAGCCGCAGCGACCCTGTTAGCCGTCGGCGCTCTGCTCACCGGCGGTCTGACGGCCGCAACCACGGCCCACGCCGCCGCCCCGGCCCCCTCGCCCGCTCCCGCCGCCGTGGCCCACCACGCCACGGCCGCCGAGCAGCACCAGGCCCGCACCTTCTGGACCGCGGAGCGAATGCGCGCCGCCGTCCCGCTCGACCTGCGCCTCGGCGCGGACGCGCTGAAGACCCTCAAGACCCCGAAGCGCGGGGCCGTCACGACGACCGTCGGCCCCACGGCCTTCCCCCAGGCGGGCGGCGCCTGGACCGGCGGCGGCGCGGTCGTGAAGACCTCAGGACGGGTCTTCTTCACCTTCCAGGGCCGCACGGCGTCCTGCTCGGCGAACGCCGTGACCAGCCAGAACGCCAGCACCGTCATGACGGCCGGACACTGCGTCAAGTACCAGGGCAGCTGGCACACCAACGTCGTCTTCGTTCCCGCGTACGCCAACGGCCAGGCACCGTACGGCCAGTGGACCGCCACCAAGACGCTGACCACCCCGCAGTGGGAGGCGAGCGAGGACATCAACTACGACATCGGCGCGGCCGTGCTCGCCCCGCTGAACGGCCAGAAGCTGACCGCGGTCACCGGCGCCCAGGGCATCCAGTTCAACGGCGGCTACAACAAGCAGATGTACGCCTTCGGCTTCCCGGCCGCGTCCCCGTACGACGGCACCAAGCTGATCTACTGCAGCGGAAACAGCTCCAAGGACTGGCTGTTCACCCAGGACCACAGCCTCGGCTGCAACATGACCGGCGGCTCCAGCGGCGGCCCCTGGTTCACCGGGTTCAGCGAGACGGCCGGCACGGGCCTGCAGGTCTCGGTGAACAGCTTCGGCTACATCTTCCTGCCGAACCGGATGTTCGGCCCGTACTTCGGCAATGAGGCGAAGGCCCTGTACGACAAGGCCCAGGCCGCCTGA
- a CDS encoding GNAT family N-acetyltransferase, producing MDIQPRPFDHPDAVKLNDQVQLEYVARYGDEGDVTPLDPSMFVPPRGLYLLAYDGLGRPVATGGWRTQDENAEGYADGDAELKRMYVVPEARGLGLARRVLAALEEDARAAGRIRMVLETGTAQPEAIALYTSSGYEPCAKFGHYREYESSRCFAKPLAAR from the coding sequence ATGGATATCCAGCCGAGGCCCTTCGACCACCCTGACGCGGTCAAACTCAACGACCAGGTGCAGCTGGAGTACGTCGCGCGCTACGGCGACGAGGGCGATGTCACACCGCTCGACCCCTCGATGTTCGTCCCGCCGCGCGGACTCTACCTGCTCGCGTACGACGGGCTGGGCCGCCCGGTGGCCACCGGCGGCTGGCGCACCCAGGACGAGAACGCCGAGGGGTATGCGGACGGCGACGCCGAGCTCAAGCGTATGTACGTCGTCCCCGAGGCGCGCGGTCTCGGTCTGGCGCGGCGCGTCCTGGCGGCGCTGGAGGAGGACGCCCGCGCGGCCGGCCGGATCCGCATGGTCCTGGAGACCGGCACGGCCCAGCCGGAGGCCATCGCGCTGTACACGTCGAGCGGTTACGAGCCGTGCGCCAAGTTCGGCCACTACCGCGAGTACGAGAGCAGCCGCTGCTTCGCCAAGCCGCTCGCCGCGCGATGA
- a CDS encoding exodeoxyribonuclease III: protein MLTVTSVNVNGLRAAVKKGFVEWLAGTSADVVCLQEVRAEAHQLPDEVRSPDGWQAVHVPAAAKGRAGVSVLTRREPDAVRTGFGSEEFEGSGRYVEVDLPGVTVASLYLPSGEVGTERQDEKYRFMDAFLPYLKGLAERAAADGREVLVCGDWNIAHQEADLRNWRGNRKNSGFLPEEREWLDRVYDQGGTGAGYVDVVRAMYPEQEGPYSWWSYRGRAFDNDTGWRIDLLVATPRLADKCVKAYVERAASHAERWSDHAPVTAVFEL, encoded by the coding sequence GTGCTCACTGTGACCAGCGTGAATGTGAACGGGCTGCGGGCCGCCGTGAAGAAGGGCTTCGTCGAGTGGTTGGCCGGGACGTCCGCCGATGTCGTGTGCCTCCAGGAGGTACGGGCCGAGGCCCATCAGCTCCCCGACGAGGTGCGCAGCCCCGACGGCTGGCAAGCGGTCCACGTCCCGGCCGCCGCCAAGGGCCGCGCCGGTGTGTCCGTCCTGACCCGGCGCGAGCCGGACGCGGTCCGGACCGGTTTCGGCAGCGAGGAGTTCGAGGGCAGCGGACGCTATGTGGAGGTCGACCTGCCCGGCGTCACGGTCGCCAGTCTCTATCTCCCGTCGGGCGAGGTCGGGACCGAGCGACAGGACGAGAAGTACCGCTTCATGGACGCGTTCCTTCCGTATCTGAAGGGTCTCGCGGAGCGGGCGGCCGCCGACGGCCGCGAGGTGCTGGTCTGCGGCGACTGGAACATCGCCCATCAGGAGGCCGACCTCAGGAACTGGCGGGGCAACAGGAAGAACTCCGGATTCCTGCCGGAGGAGCGCGAGTGGCTCGACCGTGTGTACGACCAGGGCGGGACCGGCGCCGGCTATGTGGACGTCGTCCGTGCCATGTACCCCGAGCAGGAGGGCCCGTACTCGTGGTGGTCCTACCGGGGGCGCGCCTTCGACAACGACACGGGCTGGCGCATCGACCTGCTGGTGGCGACACCCCGGCTCGCGGACAAGTGCGTGAAGGCATATGTGGAGCGCGCGGCGAGCCATGCCGAACGGTGGAGCGACCACGCGCCGGTGACGGCGGTGTTCGAGTTGTAG
- a CDS encoding MerR family transcriptional regulator, whose amino-acid sequence MEELAEEAGITVRTLRFYRERGLIPPPRREGRIAWYDAHHLARLRTIAALLERGHTLSGIADLASAFDSGRDVGEVLGLDEPTEETPVRLTPEDLADYFEGEVTPENLVAALDLGYLATDGDEIVHISRRLLDVSSALVKEGVPLSAVLAAGREVRGHAEALASLFVGLLRSHATEGDAGRLRPLAKSVVEAELSMAMDRLLRDS is encoded by the coding sequence ATGGAGGAGCTGGCCGAGGAGGCCGGCATCACGGTGCGCACCCTGCGCTTCTACCGCGAGCGGGGGCTCATACCCCCACCCCGCAGGGAGGGCCGGATCGCCTGGTACGACGCCCACCATCTGGCCAGGCTGCGCACCATCGCGGCCCTGCTCGAACGCGGCCACACTCTCAGCGGAATCGCCGATCTGGCGTCGGCCTTCGACAGCGGCCGCGACGTCGGCGAGGTGCTCGGCCTCGACGAGCCGACCGAGGAGACCCCGGTCCGGCTGACCCCGGAGGACCTGGCCGACTACTTCGAGGGCGAGGTCACCCCCGAGAACCTCGTGGCGGCGCTCGACCTCGGCTATCTGGCCACCGACGGCGACGAGATCGTCCACATCAGCCGCCGGCTGCTCGACGTCTCCTCCGCACTGGTGAAGGAGGGGGTGCCGCTCTCCGCGGTCCTCGCTGCGGGCCGCGAGGTGCGCGGCCACGCGGAGGCGCTGGCGTCCCTCTTCGTCGGACTGCTGCGCTCGCACGCGACGGAGGGGGACGCCGGGCGACTGCGCCCCCTGGCGAAGAGCGTGGTGGAGGCGGAGCTCTCCATGGCGATGGACCGCCTGCTGCGCGACTCGTGA
- a CDS encoding flavin-containing monooxygenase → MGQQYEHVRVAVIGSGFGGLGAAVRLRREGITDFVVLERADSVGGTWRDNSYPGCACDVPSHLYSFSFAPNPDWPRTFSGQEHIRAYLEYVTDVFGIRPHIRFGHDVLTMRWNTAELHWEIETSRGAFTVDVVVSATGPLSDPKTPEIPGLDGFPGKVFHSARWDHDYDLRGKRVAMIGTGASAIQIVPSIQPLVAKLTLFQRTAPWVMPRVDRAIGAGERWLHRRLPLTGTARRGLLWGIRELQVSAFTKRPNQLGLIESLAKANMAKSIKDPALRAKLTPSYRIGCKRILLSSDYYPALARPNVDVVASGLTEVRGSTVVAADGTEAEVDAIVLGTGFHVTDMPIADRVVGAEGATLAEAWKDGMESLRGATAAGFPNWMTIIGPNTGLGNSSMILMIESQLNYMADYLRQLDVLGGRVALGARPSAVHAWNRLVQERMKRTVWNTGGCTSWYLDASGRNTTIWPGTTGEFRRQTRTVDLAEYEVVRAPRIPAAVPGTGAVAAAVGEESA, encoded by the coding sequence ATGGGCCAGCAGTACGAGCACGTGCGAGTGGCGGTGATCGGATCCGGATTCGGCGGCCTCGGCGCCGCCGTCCGGCTGCGCCGTGAGGGGATCACCGACTTCGTCGTCCTGGAGCGGGCCGACTCGGTCGGCGGGACCTGGCGGGACAACAGCTACCCCGGCTGCGCCTGCGACGTACCGTCCCATCTCTACTCGTTCTCGTTCGCGCCCAACCCCGACTGGCCCCGGACCTTCTCCGGGCAGGAGCACATCCGGGCGTACCTGGAGTACGTGACCGACGTCTTCGGGATCCGCCCGCACATCCGCTTCGGCCACGACGTGCTGACGATGCGCTGGAACACCGCCGAACTGCACTGGGAGATCGAGACCTCGCGGGGCGCGTTCACCGTCGACGTCGTGGTCTCCGCGACCGGCCCGCTGTCCGACCCCAAGACGCCCGAGATCCCCGGACTCGACGGATTTCCGGGCAAGGTCTTCCACTCGGCGCGCTGGGACCACGACTACGACCTGCGCGGCAAGCGGGTCGCGATGATCGGGACCGGGGCGTCCGCGATCCAGATCGTGCCGTCGATCCAGCCCTTGGTGGCGAAACTGACCCTGTTCCAGCGCACCGCGCCCTGGGTGATGCCCCGAGTGGACCGGGCGATCGGCGCCGGCGAGCGCTGGCTGCACCGGCGACTGCCGCTCACCGGGACCGCGCGCCGCGGACTGCTCTGGGGCATCAGGGAGTTGCAGGTCAGCGCGTTCACCAAGCGGCCCAACCAGCTCGGTCTGATCGAGTCGCTGGCGAAGGCCAACATGGCCAAGTCCATCAAGGACCCGGCGCTGCGGGCGAAGCTGACGCCGTCGTACCGCATCGGCTGCAAGCGGATCCTGCTGTCCAGCGACTACTACCCGGCGCTCGCGCGGCCCAACGTCGACGTCGTCGCCTCCGGGCTGACCGAGGTACGCGGCTCCACCGTCGTGGCCGCCGACGGCACGGAGGCCGAGGTCGACGCGATCGTGCTCGGCACCGGCTTCCACGTCACCGACATGCCGATCGCCGACCGGGTGGTGGGCGCGGAGGGCGCCACCCTCGCCGAGGCATGGAAGGACGGCATGGAGTCGCTGCGCGGCGCGACCGCCGCCGGCTTCCCCAACTGGATGACGATCATCGGCCCGAACACCGGCCTCGGGAACAGCTCGATGATCCTGATGATCGAGTCCCAGCTGAACTACATGGCCGACTACCTCCGTCAGCTGGACGTCCTCGGAGGCCGGGTCGCGCTCGGCGCGCGGCCGTCCGCCGTCCACGCCTGGAACCGGCTGGTCCAGGAGCGGATGAAGCGGACCGTCTGGAACACCGGCGGATGCACCAGCTGGTACCTCGACGCAAGCGGCCGCAACACCACCATCTGGCCCGGCACGACGGGGGAGTTCCGGCGGCAGACCCGCACGGTCGACCTCGCCGAGTACGAGGTGGTCCGAGCCCCCCGCATCCCGGCCGCGGTCCCGGGCACCGGAGCGGTCGCGGCGGCCGTGGGGGAGGAGAGCGCATGA
- a CDS encoding alpha/beta fold hydrolase translates to MSRLLKRSGTAPAPPVAARELTAVSADGSRLHVEVHGPDGAPAVVLAHGWTCSTHFWAAQIRELAADHRVIAYDQRGHGRTPAVAKAGHTTEALADDLEAVLTTALEPGERAVLAGHSMGGMTLMAAAARPKFAEHAAAALLCSTGSSRLVAESLVVPMRAGGLRTRLTGAILGSRAPLGPVTPISKGILRYATMGPGTVPERVTECARIVHACPRPTRVAWAGVLAGLDLDAGVREMRLPTAVVAGTADRLTPIVHARALAASLPECVGLVELAGIGHMTPVEAPERVTAEIRKLVDAQLKRNAPARPGARTKQEENA, encoded by the coding sequence ATGAGCCGGCTCCTCAAGCGGTCCGGGACGGCCCCGGCCCCGCCCGTCGCCGCCCGCGAACTCACCGCCGTCTCGGCCGACGGCTCCCGCCTCCACGTGGAGGTGCACGGCCCCGACGGAGCGCCCGCCGTCGTGCTCGCCCACGGCTGGACCTGCTCCACCCACTTCTGGGCGGCGCAGATCAGGGAGCTGGCCGCCGACCACCGGGTCATCGCCTACGACCAGCGAGGACACGGCCGCACACCCGCCGTCGCGAAGGCCGGGCACACCACCGAGGCGCTCGCCGACGATCTGGAGGCGGTACTGACCACCGCGCTGGAGCCGGGCGAGCGGGCCGTGCTCGCCGGGCACTCCATGGGCGGGATGACGCTCATGGCGGCCGCCGCCCGGCCGAAGTTCGCCGAGCACGCCGCGGCCGCACTGCTGTGCAGCACCGGCAGTTCGCGGCTGGTCGCCGAGTCGCTGGTGGTGCCGATGCGGGCCGGCGGGCTCCGAACCCGGCTCACCGGCGCGATCCTCGGCTCGCGCGCCCCACTCGGACCGGTCACACCGATCTCGAAGGGGATCCTGCGCTACGCGACGATGGGCCCGGGCACGGTGCCGGAGCGCGTCACCGAGTGCGCCCGTATTGTGCACGCCTGTCCGCGCCCGACCCGGGTGGCCTGGGCGGGTGTCCTCGCCGGGCTCGACCTCGACGCCGGGGTACGGGAGATGAGGCTGCCCACGGCCGTCGTCGCGGGCACCGCGGACCGGCTCACCCCGATCGTCCACGCCCGGGCGCTCGCCGCGTCGCTGCCCGAGTGTGTGGGACTCGTCGAACTCGCCGGTATAGGGCACATGACCCCCGTGGAGGCCCCGGAGAGGGTCACCGCGGAGATCAGGAAGCTCGTGGACGCCCAGCTGAAGCGGAACGCCCCCGCGCGGCCCGGCGCCCGTACGAAGCAGGAGGAGAACGCATGA
- a CDS encoding SDR family oxidoreductase: MTRVSLEGQVAVVTGAARGVGELLARKLSARGARIALVGLEPDELKAVAGRLHTECEHWHADVTDHEAMTRVAREVKERFGKVDIVVANAGVASGGPFADSDPAAWRRVIEVNLIGSAVTCRAFLPVLVESRGYFLQIASLAAITPAPMMTAYCASKSGAEAFAHSLRAEVGHKGVKVGVGYLSWTDTDMVRGADRDDVMRELRQRLPWPSNRTYPLGPAVDRIVAGIERRSAHVYAQWWLRGMQSVRGYLPGLVGVVGQREMRRFEPRLTGIRTGLVGAGGAADERERTERN, encoded by the coding sequence ATGACCAGGGTCAGCCTCGAAGGGCAGGTCGCCGTCGTCACCGGGGCCGCCCGCGGTGTCGGCGAGCTGCTGGCCCGCAAACTCTCCGCGCGCGGGGCGAGGATCGCGCTCGTCGGCCTGGAGCCGGACGAACTGAAGGCGGTCGCCGGGCGGTTGCACACCGAATGCGAGCACTGGCACGCCGACGTCACCGACCACGAGGCGATGACTCGCGTGGCCCGCGAGGTCAAGGAGCGTTTCGGCAAGGTCGACATCGTCGTCGCCAACGCCGGTGTGGCGTCGGGGGGCCCGTTCGCGGACTCCGATCCGGCGGCGTGGCGGCGGGTCATCGAGGTCAACCTCATCGGGAGCGCGGTCACCTGCCGGGCCTTCCTGCCGGTCCTGGTCGAGTCCCGCGGCTACTTCCTCCAGATCGCCTCGCTCGCCGCGATCACCCCGGCGCCGATGATGACGGCGTACTGCGCCTCCAAGTCGGGGGCCGAGGCCTTCGCGCACAGCCTGCGGGCCGAAGTGGGCCACAAGGGGGTGAAGGTGGGCGTCGGTTACCTGTCCTGGACCGACACGGACATGGTGCGCGGGGCCGACCGGGACGACGTGATGCGGGAGCTGCGGCAGCGGCTCCCGTGGCCGTCGAACCGCACGTACCCGCTCGGCCCCGCGGTGGACCGGATCGTCGCCGGCATCGAACGGCGCTCCGCCCACGTGTACGCGCAGTGGTGGCTGCGCGGGATGCAGTCGGTCCGCGGGTACCTGCCGGGCCTCGTCGGGGTCGTCGGGCAGCGGGAGATGAGGCGCTTCGAGCCGCGGCTCACCGGGATCCGAACGGGGCTCGTGGGCGCGGGCGGTGCCGCTGACGAGCGGGAACGTACGGAGCGTAACTGA